From the Cryptomeria japonica chromosome 2, Sugi_1.0, whole genome shotgun sequence genome, one window contains:
- the LOC131060604 gene encoding uncharacterized protein LOC131060604 has translation MAGCFSFTDFRDQCYRISFLSAGLKSKLMELGDGTTMHCWVPKKVTDKPALLLIHGLGANAMWQWSAQIRPFSVYFNIYVPDLVFFGKSSTTRPERTEMFQAQCVMKMLQNLGVTKFHVVGVSYGGFVAYSLAHMYPDAVQKLVLVASGVCLEEKDLQEGLFKISDLKTAVNILLPQTATNLKTLMKMSFFKAPKMVPSCLLKDFIVKMVIDRREERIELVNHLIAGKKASDLPVIPQETLLIWGEHDQIFPLELGNRLKRHLEDKPELVVFSNAGHAVHLEKANKFNQQLKKFLLASSQN, from the exons ATGGCAGGCTGCTTTAGTTTCACAGATTTTAGAGACCAATGTTACCGTATATCCTTTTTGAGTGCTGGATTGAAGTCAAAACTTATGGAATTGGGTGATGGAACCACAATGCATTGTTGGGTTCCCAAAAAGGTCACAGACAAACCTGCTTTATTGCTCATTCATGGCCTAGGGGCCAATGCAATGTGGCAGTGGAGTGCTCAGATTCGCCCTTTTAGTGTCTACTTCAATATCTATGTTCCAGATCTCGTATTTTTTGGAAAGTCTTCTACAACAAGGCCTGAGAGGACAGAAATGTTTCAAGCGCAATGTGTAATGAAAATGTTACAAAATTTAGGAGTTACCAAGTTCCATGTGGTAGGAGTAAGTTATGGCGGCTTTGTTGCTTACAGCTTAGCACATATGTACCCAGATGCAGTTCAGAAGTTGGTTCTTGTGGCTTCTGGAGTTTGTTTGGAAGAGAAAGATTTGCAGGAAGGGCTTTTCAAAATATCTGACTTGAAGACTGCTGTAAATATTTTACTGCCACAGACTGCTACCAATCTGAAGACATTAATGAAGATGTCCTTTTTCAAGGCTCCTAAAATGGTCCCTTCATGTTTACTCAAAGATTTCATAGTA AAAATGGTTATAGACAGAAGAGAGGAGAGGATTGAGTTGGTCAACCACTTGATTGCGGGCAAAAAAGCTTCTGATCTTCCTGTTATACCTCAG GAAACACTATTGATCTGGGGTGAACATGATCAGATATTTCCACTAGAGCTGGGAAACAGATTAAAGAG GCATTTGGAAGACAAGCCAGAACTAGTTGTGTTTAGCAATGCGGGTCATGCAGTTCACCTGGAGAAAGCTAACAAATTCAACCAGCAGCTAAAGAAATTTCTCCTTGCTTCTTCTCAGAATTAA